The segment CGCCCCTTTTCGTGCATTGACAGCACCGCTCGCGGGCTGCATGATCGTCCCCCATGTCGCCTACGCCCCCCTGGTGCGACGCACCTCCGAGATAACGCCGTGAACGCCATCCTCATCGACAACCACGACAGCTTCACCCACAACCTCGAGCATTTGCTGGCCGCACACCTGGGCCACGGCCCGGAAGTGGTCTGCTATGACGATCTGCCCCATCTGTCGCCAGTGGGCAGAGAGTTGATCATCATCTCCCCCGGTCCGGGAAGGCCTGCTGAGTATCCTGGTTATGGCCTCTGGATCGATTCCGGCATTCCGGTGCTAGGGATCTGCCTCGGCTTGCAGATCATCAATGAACATTTCGGAGGCCGAACCGACCGCCTGCAACACTGCGTGCACGGCAAGACCGAAGACATCAACTTTTTGGGGCAGACCCAAACCGTGGCTCGCTACCATTCACTCTACTGCTCAAATCTGGGCACAGGACTGGAAGTAATCGCTGCCAACACCAACGGCGTCCCCATGGCACTGGCACACCGGAACCGGCCGATCATGGGCTACCAGTTTCATCCCGAATCATTTTTGACTAAACAGGGCGGAGTCTTCATTGACCATGCGCTACAATCATTCGGTATCGCTTAGCGTGCAGGCCTTCACTGCGCTTGCCTACCGACTGGCGCAGGATGGACAGGCTGATCTGTTCCTGTCCGGCTCAGGCAGATCGGACGAGACGCGTTGTGTTATCGGCTTCATTCCCCGATCGGAACTGATCATCACGGATCGGACGACCCGCCAGGACATCAAGGACTACTGCTTCGGCACGCAGGAACCAACTCTGGGATTTATCTCATACACCTACGGCCTGAAGCTCCGTGGGGTAAAAACAACCAAGACAACGGACTTTCCGCTGGGACATCTGAAACAATACGGCGCCGTGCTGGAGCACGACCTATCCACAGGCAGAGGAGAAATTCATGGCCCGGACGAGAATGCCGCCCGCAAACTCGCAGCATTGGCAACAGCACAGCTTGACATGCCGCCCTTATTTGCCTCATCCCCAGCCAAACAAGTCCAGCAAAGCCTTACCCAAGAAGCCTACGAATCCGGAGTTCGCAAAACCCTTGAGGCCATCCGCGACGGCCACACCTATCAGCTCAACCTCTCGCTCAAATTTTCGCGCACGGCCAAAGACATGGATATGCCGGGACTGGCCATGGACTTCTGGCAGCGCCACCCGGCACCTTTCTATGCTTTTTTCAATAGCGGGACGCACACAATCCTCTCAACTTCTCCGGAGCGCTTCCTGCGCGTCACGGACGGTGAGGTCCTGTCTCAACCCATCAAGGGCACGTTGCACTTCAAGCAGTACACGCCGGAACTGGAGCACAAAGTCACCAGCTCAGCCAAGGAAAGTGCCGAATTATCCATGATCGTGGATCTTGTCCGCAACGATATCTCGCAAAACTGCGAATACGGTTCGGTCCGGGTCGAAGGGCACAAGTCCACTTTCATCGTGGATAATCTGGTACAGATGTACTCCAATGTGCATGGCCGCTTACGGGAGGATTCCACCGTGATCGACCTGCTGCTGGATGCCTTTCCCGGGGGCTCGATCACAGGGTGCCCCAAGCGGCGCAGCATGGAGCTCATCGAAACGCTGGAACCGCATACGCGCGATGTCTACTGCGGCAGCTTTGTCATCATCCGTGGCAAACGAGACATGGACTCGTCCATTGCCATCCGCACCTGCTGGCATGACAGTCGCACGGACACCTTCTCGTTCCATGCCGGCAGCGGCATTGTTGTGGACTCCGCCCCCCGGAAGGAGTACCGGGAGACAATGGCAAAAGCGCATAAATTCCTGGCCTTGGGGAAATCATGATCTTCTACCGGAACGGCGAATATCACAAAGACCGCATCGACCTCTCCGTGACAAGTCCTGCCCTGCGCTATGGATTCGGATTTTTCGAAACCCTGTATTGGGACGGCGGGCGTGTCTGCCGCCTTGAGGCTCACCAGAAACGAATATTCAGCAGCCTCAAGGCGTTCGATCTGGACTACGTCGATGAAAATTTTGCCACAATCATCCCCCAGGTAGCCCACGACAACGGCCTCTCAGGCCAGACCGCGCGCATCAACATCCAGTACCCCATCGATGACACCGGGCCAGCCCAGGCCATCGTCATGGCCGCACCCTATAGCCCGCCAGACAAACCGCTCCGTCTGGTCCTGACACCCAGGCCCTTTCATTCCTGGCTGGGACTCCACAAAAGCACCAGTCATCTGCCGTATTTTCTTGAGCACAAGAAAGCCCTGGCTGCAGGGATGAATGGAGCAGTCCTGGCCGCGCCCAGCGGACATGTACTGGAAGTCACACACGCGGCCCTGCTCTTCCAGGATGGGAATACATTGCTGACCCCAGCCCCACCCCTTCAAGGTGAACAAGCGCCAGGGATACTTCCCAGTACGGCCCTGGCCGCAGCGAGTGAAACGCTTGAAATCACCGCTCGGCCCGTCAGGGTGGATGAAATCGGCAATTTCAAGTGCGCCTGGGCCCTCAACTCGCTCATGGGAATGCAGCCCATTGCTGCCATCGGTCAGAACACATTCACGCTTGACGACGAGACAGCCAAGGCCATAACCACTGTCATCCACGGATCATAAGCCTCAAGCCACGAGAAAGAGAGATCACATGCAAATCACCGTCACGACACCCGCCTTGCTCTTCCCGGCCATATCCTTGTTCATGCTGGCTTTCACCAACCGCTTCCTGTCACTCGGGGCACGCATCCGCAGCCTGCATGACCAGTATCGGCAGGGTGGCGACGATTCGCTTCGCAAGCAGATTCGCAATTTACGCAAACGGGTCCACATGATCCGCAACATGCAGGGCTTGGGTGTTCTGTCCATGTGTTCCTGCGTGCTGTCCATGATCTGCCTGTTTGAAGACATGATTGTAACCGGCCAGGTGCTGTTCGCCCTGTCCCTGCTCTTCCTGCTGTCCTCTCTGTTCATCTCCTTCCTGGAAATCAGGATTTCCGTGCAGGCCTTGGACATCCTGCTGGAAGATCTGGAACAGGATTAACAAACAGAAAGCCCCGCACAATGATCATGTGCGGGGCCGGATTTTCTTACCAGCGAAAAACTATAAGCGTCCTCTGCCTACCGCTCCCCATCCCGATTACGCACATTCTCGCGCCATGGATTGAACCGGGCGCAACAACCTTCCCCCTGATACAGGGCCTTGCGATACTGCTCGCGCTTCTCGTCATCCCGCATCAACAGGCAGACGTACCTGCCCAGAGCCTCGTCCCAATAAAGATCGGGACAGGGCTGGCTGTAGCCATACAGATCATGAGAAACATTGCATTGGTCCGTCAGGCAACACCAACCACAGCCAATGCAGTCCGGGGCTTGTGACGGGGAAGGCGCCTGAGGATCAGAAGAATCGCTGGATTCTGAAGGGGGATTGAAATCGGTCAAGAGGGACTCCTGGCTAAAGTAACGTCGGAGCCCGACAACTGCCGACTACGCCTTTTGTTCCGTGTTGGACAGCTATATCTTCCCGACCATTTGACCTGAACCGATTCCAAGGACTAAAGTATAGGCAAAATAATAATCTTCAACCAGGCCATCAACCTTCCCAACGAGGAGGGGAGGCATGGAATCAATCGTCATTCTCCTGCTCGCCGCCGGGATGGGCCTTGTCTCCGTTGAAATGTTCGGACGGACTTGGCTTGGCTTTCTAGGGCTGATCGCCGCTGCCTTCCTGAAATCAAACGGAAGCATATCCTCAAGAACCTTTGCCGGACGCATGCACGAATCCCTCCTGCAACTGCTGTTATGCGGTGGGTTACTTCTGCTGGCATTCACAGTCTATGTCCGGCTGCTCGGCCTTGGTTTTTCCAAACCCGAGATGGTCTTCTATCTCATTGCCGCGGTCATCCGTCTGACAACCTTCATCCGCAGCCTGGAGCAGAGCATCGACGACATGTTCGAAACGGACTGAGAAAGCAAAACCAGACCTTGTATCAACAACTCGGTTTCGAACATTGCCAGACACAAACCTACCCATCCCCCAAAACCATCGTTGACATCACCCGTCCACTGCCCCACAAATGAGGCGTGATGCAGACATTACCCCAAACAATCCTCGACTTTGATCGCGAGCACCTCTGGCACCCGTACACCTCCATGCGGGACCCACTGCCCGTCTATGAAGTGGCAAGAGCACAAGGCGTTCGCTTATGCTTGGCCGACGGGCGTGAACTCATTGATGGCATGGCCTCCTGGTGGAGCGCCATCCACGGTTATTCCCATCCCTTCATCATTTCAGCCATCCAGAAACAGGCTTCGAGCATGGCGCATGTCATGTTTGGCGGCATCACGCACCGCCCAGCCGTGGAACTGGCCAAGCGTCTGATTGACCTCGCTCCGCATGGACTGGACAGGGTCTTTCTGGCGGACTCGGGATCGGTCTCCGTGGAAGTGGGCATGAAAATGGCCTACCAATACTGGTTGTCCAAGGGGGTCAAAGGCCGCACACGCATGCTCACCGTCCGTGGGGGCTACCACGGAGACACCTTTCGCACCATGAGTGTCTGTGACCCCGAAGGCGGGATGCACCAGTTTTTCAAGGGCATCGTGTTCGAGCATCTCTTCGCCCCCAAGCCGGAACCATGTTTTGGTGATTCTTGGGAAGAAAAACATATCGAGGCCTTTGCCAAGCTCATCCGCCTGCATACCGACGAACTGGCTGCCGTGATCCTTGAACCTGTGGTCCAGGGCGCGGGCGGGATGCGTTTCTACTCACCGGAATTCCTGAGCCGGGTACGCGAACTCTGCGACGAGACAGGGATTCTGCTCATCGCTGATGAGATTGCCACAGGGTTCGGACGCTCGGGCCAGATGTTCGCCTGCGACTGGGCTGGCATATCCCCGGATATCATGTGCGTCGGCAAGGCCTTGACCGGCGGAACCATGACATTGGCTGCCACTCTGGCCAACCGCCGCGTCTCCGACGGCATCTCCAATGGAACCCACGGCATCCTGAATCACGGACCAACCTTCATGGGCAACCCCCTGGCCTGTGCTGCAGCCAATGCCAGCCTGGAACTGCTTGTCAATTCCCCATGGGAGGAGCGAGTGGACCAGATCGAGGGACAACTGCGAGCGGAACTGTCCCCCTGCGCGGAACTGCCCACAGTCCAGGATGTTCGGGTTCTCGGGGCCATTGGCGTCATCGAATGCAGACGTCCAGCAGACGCAGCGGCCATGCAGCAATTCTTCGTGGATCGTGGGGTCTGGGTCCGACCTTTCGGGCGCCTGGTCTACATCATGCCACCGTATATCATCAGCCCAGAAGACTTATCGGAAGTCACAGCTGCCATGGCCGATGCCGTGGCCCAAAAGGAATTATTCACATGAGTACCCTGCCCTCGAAACTATTCATCACCGGAACGGACACAGACATCGGCAAGACCGTGGTCAGCGCCATGCTCATGGCAGGTCGCGGTGGCTACT is part of the Desulfovibrio ferrophilus genome and harbors:
- the bioA gene encoding adenosylmethionine--8-amino-7-oxononanoate transaminase translates to MQTLPQTILDFDREHLWHPYTSMRDPLPVYEVARAQGVRLCLADGRELIDGMASWWSAIHGYSHPFIISAIQKQASSMAHVMFGGITHRPAVELAKRLIDLAPHGLDRVFLADSGSVSVEVGMKMAYQYWLSKGVKGRTRMLTVRGGYHGDTFRTMSVCDPEGGMHQFFKGIVFEHLFAPKPEPCFGDSWEEKHIEAFAKLIRLHTDELAAVILEPVVQGAGGMRFYSPEFLSRVRELCDETGILLIADEIATGFGRSGQMFACDWAGISPDIMCVGKALTGGTMTLAATLANRRVSDGISNGTHGILNHGPTFMGNPLACAAANASLELLVNSPWEERVDQIEGQLRAELSPCAELPTVQDVRVLGAIGVIECRRPADAAAMQQFFVDRGVWVRPFGRLVYIMPPYIISPEDLSEVTAAMADAVAQKELFT
- a CDS encoding DUF2721 domain-containing protein; this encodes MQITVTTPALLFPAISLFMLAFTNRFLSLGARIRSLHDQYRQGGDDSLRKQIRNLRKRVHMIRNMQGLGVLSMCSCVLSMICLFEDMIVTGQVLFALSLLFLLSSLFISFLEIRISVQALDILLEDLEQD
- a CDS encoding aminotransferase class IV, with the translated sequence MIFYRNGEYHKDRIDLSVTSPALRYGFGFFETLYWDGGRVCRLEAHQKRIFSSLKAFDLDYVDENFATIIPQVAHDNGLSGQTARINIQYPIDDTGPAQAIVMAAPYSPPDKPLRLVLTPRPFHSWLGLHKSTSHLPYFLEHKKALAAGMNGAVLAAPSGHVLEVTHAALLFQDGNTLLTPAPPLQGEQAPGILPSTALAAASETLEITARPVRVDEIGNFKCAWALNSLMGMQPIAAIGQNTFTLDDETAKAITTVIHGS
- a CDS encoding anthranilate synthase component II gives rise to the protein MNAILIDNHDSFTHNLEHLLAAHLGHGPEVVCYDDLPHLSPVGRELIIISPGPGRPAEYPGYGLWIDSGIPVLGICLGLQIINEHFGGRTDRLQHCVHGKTEDINFLGQTQTVARYHSLYCSNLGTGLEVIAANTNGVPMALAHRNRPIMGYQFHPESFLTKQGGVFIDHALQSFGIA
- a CDS encoding chorismate-binding protein; this translates as MRYNHSVSLSVQAFTALAYRLAQDGQADLFLSGSGRSDETRCVIGFIPRSELIITDRTTRQDIKDYCFGTQEPTLGFISYTYGLKLRGVKTTKTTDFPLGHLKQYGAVLEHDLSTGRGEIHGPDENAARKLAALATAQLDMPPLFASSPAKQVQQSLTQEAYESGVRKTLEAIRDGHTYQLNLSLKFSRTAKDMDMPGLAMDFWQRHPAPFYAFFNSGTHTILSTSPERFLRVTDGEVLSQPIKGTLHFKQYTPELEHKVTSSAKESAELSMIVDLVRNDISQNCEYGSVRVEGHKSTFIVDNLVQMYSNVHGRLREDSTVIDLLLDAFPGGSITGCPKRRSMELIETLEPHTRDVYCGSFVIIRGKRDMDSSIAIRTCWHDSRTDTFSFHAGSGIVVDSAPRKEYRETMAKAHKFLALGKS